The genomic DNA GCCCGGCAGGAATTGAAGGAAGTTATCCGTAAAGCTGCTGATAACAAGTGACATCATGAAAATGTATTCATTTCACAGCGGTATTGTCAGGTTGAAAAAAGCGGGAGGGTATCACTAGATGCCATTGTTCATCTATGGGGTTAACCACAGTGCCACCCCGGTTCATATCCGGGAGAGACTGTCCATTACCTCGTCGCGGCTGAAAACCGGACTTGAAATGCTGCGTGATTATTTCCCTCACGCCATAATATTGTCCACCTGTAACCGGACTGAGATTTATTTTCTGGCACATTCCGGTAGTGATAAAAACATCCTGACTTTTTTCGGTGAATGGTCCAAGCTGTCCCGTCTGGAGCTTGAACAGTATCTTTACACTTACCAGGATTACGAAGCCATGCACCACTTGTTTGAGGTTGCCGCCGGTTTGGACTCCATGATTATCGGAGAATATGAAGTACTGGGGCAGGTGAAGCAGTCGCTTGAGGCTGCGCGTCAGAGTGAAATGACCAGTTTGAAGCTGGAAAGATTATTTGACCATGCTATTCTTGCCGGTCGTCGGGTCAGAGCTGAGACCGGAATAAGCCAGAATGCCTTATCCATCAGTTCCGTGGCTGTTGACCAGGTAGAAAGTATTGCCGGTAATTTGGAGCGATGTAAAATACTGGTGATTGGCGCCGGTGAAGCCGGTTGGCTGGCAGCGGAAACTATCGTTAAACGCGGCGGCAGATTGTCCGTCTATAACCGGTCTTCCGATAAGGCTCGCCTGCTGGTTGACTCGCTGGATAATGCGTCATTAGCGAAGGGTCATTTAATATGTGAACTGGAAGCGACCGACGTCGCCATCAGTTGCACCTCCGCCCCTCACCTGGTTGTCGGTTACGACCTTGTTGTTGAGGTGATGAAGTCCCGGCCTGAGCGACCGCTTGTATTTATTGACATCGCGGTGCCCCGCGACATTGATGACCGGGCGCGCGATATCGCAAATGTACATGTATTCAACATTGATGACTTGAACCATATCTGTCAGCAAAACCGGGCCAAACGGCTGGCTGAGGTTGACCGGGCGAAAACTATTCTGGCTGTTGAAATGGACCGATTTTATATGTGGTGGCAATCCCAGAAAAATCGTCCGGTCATTCAGGCCCTGTATCAAAAAGCTGAAGTAATCCGTCGCCAGCAGTACGAAGAAACCGTTAAAGCACTGCATCAATCCGATGATTTTACCTTGGAAAAAATAGATGCCATGTCGCAGGCAATAGTAAATAAACTTCTTCACAGCGTCGTGGATAAGTTAAAACTGGAGGCCTCCCGAGACAATTATCTGGACGAACTGGTTCAGGAGTTATTCAACTTGAAAGTGATGAAAGATGAAAAATCTGAGGTCTGACCAGTTTTGCCGATGAGAAAACTAATGTTGTCCGGACAGAAAAGCTGCTTATGAAGACGATGACCATAGACCGCGAACACCTCAGGCGAGGTTTTACCACTGGAGCCTGTGCCACCGCCGCAGCCCGGGCAGCCGCACTCGCCCTTATTGGTCAAAAGAGAGTAACGGCGGTGGAAATCAGCCTTTTAACTGGGGAGACGGTGGCTTTTGACGTTAGTGAATGCCGATATTCCAGGGGCGAGGCGGTGTGCCGCGTCATCAAGGACGCCGGAGATGACCCGGATATTACTCATCACGCAGTTGTGGAAGCCACCCTCAGGTGGACTGATACACCCGGCATCAAACTCGCCGGCGGCGAAGGCGTAGGGACAGTAACCCGTCCGGGTCTGGAAGTGCCGGTGGGTGAGTCGGCTATTAACCCCGGACCCCGGAAAATGATTACCGGTGAACTCATCCCGTTATTAGGTACTTGTGAGGGCGGCCGGGGGTTTTCGGTGACGGTGGCCATTATCGGCGGCGAGGCACTGGCGAAGCGCACCCTCAATCCCCGTTTGGGTATTGTCGGAGGCTTATCTGTATTAGGGACTACCGGAATCGTCATACCGTATTCGTTGGACGCTTATAAGGCCAGCATTCCGCAATCGGTGAGTATCGCCAAGGCCTGTGGCTGTCCCAAGGTGGTGGCGTCGACCGGACGCCGCACTGAGAAGTACGCTCAGGCGGCGAACGACCTTGGTGAGGAATGCTTTATTTTAGTCGGCGATTTCATGGACGAGGCGCTTCGGGCTTGCGGTGAGAAAGGTGTCCCTGAAGCAGAAATCTGGTGCATGGTCGGCAAGGCGAGCAAACTGGCGGCGGGTGAGATAAATACCCATTTTACGAAATCCGATATTGACATCGGCCTGCTTGCCGGCATTGCGGTCGAAATGGGCGCGTCCGAAGAATTACAAACCGAGTTGGGTACAACGGTCATGGCTAATGAGTTTCTCTCAAAGCTGCCTATTGAAATGGTTCCCGATTTCTGCCGCCGTCTCAGTCTCGCGGCGGCGTCACGCTGTGCTGATTTCACTGGTGGAGGACTGGTTAAGGTTGTATGTGTCGTCTGTGACTATGACGGAAAAATCCTGGGGCGAAGCGATGACTGATAAATTGGTCCACATTGTCGGCATCAGCGGTGGTCGCGAGAGTGTTCCTCCGGCTACCAGAGAAATCATTGAAACGGCAGAGTTGCTCATTGGCGGTGCTCGTTTGCTGAAGATGTTCCCCGAAATCAAGGCCGAGAGGCTAGCCATCGGCCATAACTTGCCCGAGGTTATCGCCGCGGTCAAGGATAACCTTCCCCGGCGCCGGGTAGTTGTGCTGGCATCGGGCGACCCGAACTGTTACGGCATTGCCAAGAACCTGACCGGTGCTCTGGGACCGGATAATATCAAAATAATACCGGGAATCAGTGCCTTTCAACTGGCGTTTGCCGCGGTTAAAATCTCCTGGGATGATGCCGTCCTGTCCAGCGTTCACTCCCGGCCGATTGACGACATTATCGGTCTGGTGCGCCAAAACCAGAAGGTATCGTTGTTGACCGACAGAGACAACACGCCGTCAAAAGTAGCGCAAACCCTGATTGCGGCCGGGATAGATCGCCAGGTCTATGTTTGTCAGGATCTGGGTACGGGCGATGAGCAAGTATTTTCAGGAACTTTAGCGGAAGTTGCCGCAGCTGAGTTTTCGCCGCTTAACGTGATGATTCTCTTGGGTGAATTGCCACCGAAACAAGATATGCCGTTCTTCGGGCAGGACGACACGAGTTTCATTTTCCGCACCCCTGATAAAGGACTTATCACCAAGATGGAGGTCAGGGCCATCAGCCTAGCCAAACTTGGCCTGCGGGATGATAGTGTAGTCTGGGATATCGGGGCTGGCAGCGGTTCGGTCTCCATTGAGGCTGCCCGGGTGGCACGCTGCGGCCGAGTGTTCGCTATAGAACGAGCCGCTGAAAGCCTTGAAGGATTGAAGGCCAACGTCGCAAAATTCAGCGATGGAAATATCTCTGTCATCGAGGGCGGCGCGCCTGAGGCGTTAATCGGACTGCCTGATCCGGACGCCGTATTCATCGGGGGCAGTGGCGGTAGGATAAACAAGATACTGGCTAAGATTTCCGGCCGTTTGAATACTCAAGGCCGTATCGTGCTCAATCTGGCCACAATCGAGAATCTCACCGAGGCCAGGCAAGCATTAAATGATCTTGGATTTGATTCAGATATGATTATGCTCAATATTTCGCGCAGCCGCGCGATCGGCAGTCTAACCCGGTTCGAACCATTGAATCCGGTATTCATCTTATCAGCCCAACGGCAGAAAGAGGTAAACTAGGTGACTCAAGGAAAACTATACGGTATCGGTGTCGGACCCGGCGATCCGGAACTGGTTACCATCAAGGCATTGCGTCTCCTTCGAGAAGTCACAGCTATTTTTGCCCCATGTAAAGCGGAAGGAGAGCCCAGCCTGGCCTCGCGCATCGTTTGTCAGCTTGACGGTACTCTGGGAGCTAAAATCACCAACCTTGTTTTCCCCATGTCTGATGATGAGACGGAACTCGATGCCGCCTGGCGGGCCGCTGCCCGTGCCGTTGCCGCCAAGCTCGATGACGGTCACGATTGTGCCTTCATTGCGGAGGGCGATCCGTTTTTGTTCGGCAGCTTCATCTATCTCTACGAAAAACTGGCCGCCGACGCTGACCGATGGATTGAGGTCGTACCCGGCGTTTCATCGATCACCGCCGCGCCGGCCCGCGCCGGCATTCCTCTGGTGCGAGGCGATGAGCGGCTGGCTGTTGTGCCGGCGCCTTCGGACCGGGAGGCGATTCGGAGCGTTCTCTCCGAATTTGACAGTGTTATATTCATGAAAATCAATCCGGTTTTTGATGAACTTGTCGTTGTGCTGGAAGAAATGGGGCTTCTAGGCCGGGCCACGGTGGTAATAAAGGCTTCGACCACTGAAGAGCGTATTATCCGCGACCTTAGGGAACTCAACGGCCGGAAACCCGGCTATTTTTCACTGATGATGGTACGGAGGTAAAGATGACCCAGGTATATTTTATCGGGGCCGGCCCGGGCGATCCCGATCTCATAACGGTCAAGGGCATGAAGGCGCTTGGTCAGGCGCAGGTTGTTATATATGCCGATTCGCTGGTTAATCCAGAAGTGTTGAAATTTGCTCAACCCGGTGCCGAGATTCACAAGAGTGCCGCGATGAACCTGGAAGAAACTACCGCTGTCATCGAAAAAGCGGTCGCCGATGGCAAGCTGGTAGCCCGGCTACAGACCGGCGAGCCAAGTCTCTACGGCGCCATTGGTGAACAGATGGCTGAACTGGACAAGCGGGGCATCGGATACACTGTGATCCCTGGCGTGAGCTCCCTCTTTGCCTCCGCTGCGGCGCTAAGAACAGAACTGACAATCCCAGAGGTCAGTCAGACGGTGGTTATTACCCGTCTGGCTGGTCGTACGCCCGTACCCGAAAATGAGGCATTGCACCGCCTGGCCAGCAATGGTGGCACGCTGGCTATATTCCTCAGCTCCGGTATGGTGCCGGAGGTCGCCGCCGAACTGTTAAAGGGCGGCCGCAATGCGGAGACTCCGGTGGCCGTGGTTTACCGCGCCAGCTGGCCGGAGGAAAAGGTGATCAGGACAACAATCGCCAATCTTGCGTCCGATGTCTCAAAGGCGGGGATTTCCCGCCAGGCGCTCATCATTGTCGGCGATGTACTTGCCGCGAAAGATAGGGGCATGGTTTCCAAGTTATACGATAAAGAGTTCTCCCATGGTTACCGCTAAGCTCGGCATCGTCGCTGTCACCAAAAAGGGCACGGCGCTGGGGCGGCGGCTGAAGTCACTTTCACCGCAGTCCGTACTATACGCTCCGTCCCGGTTTCTCGATAACCCGCAGACCGGCGAGCATCCCTATGAAGGACCGGTGGGTGAACTGATCGGACGGTTGTTCAAGGAATGCGGGTCAATGGCACTCATCATGGCCAGCGGTATTGCTGTCAGGGCTATTGCGCCTCACCTTAAAAGCAAGCAGTCTGATCCAGCAGTGATCGTCATTGACGAATGCGGCGAAAATGTCATCAGCTTACTATCCGGGCACCTCGGGGGGGCTAATGCGCTAACCCAGAAGGTCGCGGCGGTGTTGGGGTCGCATCCCGTGATCACCACGGCAAGCGATGTCTCGCACAACCTGTCGCCTGACAATCTGGCGGCGCGTAATAACTGGCGCACCGAACCAGGCAGCGACTTTACCGGATTGGCCGCGGCGTTAATCAACGGGGACCCGGTAGGAATTTACCAGGATTCGGGAGAGACAGATTGGCAAGAAACGATTTCAGGAAACGTTACATTGTATAAAACAATCGAGGAATTGAAATATGAGAAAGCCACAGCCCGGATGGTGATAACCAATCGAGAAGTGAAGTTGGATTCCGATATTCCGACGGCAACCTTCCATCCCAAGAATTTGGCCGTGGGCATCGGTTGTAACCGTGGCACCAGCGCCTCCATGATCGAAAAAGCGATAAACGGGGTATTTTTGAAGTACGGCTTGTCAACAATGTCAATAGCCATGCTAACCTCCGTTGATCTGAAAAGTGACGAGCTTGGACTGATCACGTATGCTAAAATGGGCGATATCCCACTTAAGTTTTTTCCTTCCGATGAGTTGGCGCGGGTTCCGGTGCCGTCATCACCGTCGGCGCACGCCCTCACTCACGCAGGGACTCCTTCGGTAGCTGAGGCCGCTGCCCTGTCAGCAAGCGGCAACACGGCGCTCCTTGTGGAAAAGCACGCGGTGGACGGTCAGGTCACGGTGGCTGTAGCTGAGATCGTCGCCAGTACAGTCAAAAGAGGAAAACTGTCGGTAGTCGGCATCGGACCCGGTGATTTCGCCGATATGAGCTTTCGCGCCCGGCAAGCCATTGATGAAAGCGATGTCGTCATCGGCTACAAGATGTACCTCGATCTAATCCAGCCGCTATTGGCTGGGAAGACTCTGATGTCCAGCGGTATGACTAAAGAGGTAGATCGAACCCGCGAAGCAGTCAAATTGGCCTGCGCCGGGAAAATAGTCTCTCTCATCTCCAGCGGGGACGCCGGCATTTATGGTATGGCCGGCCTGGCACTCGAGGTGGCGGCGGAAATGGAAGTGACGCCGGAAATCGTGGTGATTCCAGGTATTTCAGCGGTTTCAGCTGCGGCCTCGCTCCTCGGTGCACCGCTTATGACCGATTTTTGCACCATCAGTCTGAGCGATTATCTCACCGACTGGCCGAAGATAGAGAAGCGGATTGCGCTGGCCGCTGAAGCTGATTTCGTCATCGGCTTCTATAATCCCAAGAGTCGGAAACGGCCGCACCAGATCGAAAAGGCCGTACAAATTCTCTCAAGGCATCGTGACAGCGGTACCCCGGTCGGCATCGTCAGCGATGCTTACCGTCCGGATCAAACCGTGGTCATTACCGACCTGGCAAGTCTTACCCGGCAGGAAGTGGGTATGACCAGCATCGTAATCGTTGGTAATTCACAAACCACTATTATTGAAGGGCGAATGGTAACTTCCCGTGGGTATCAGCAGAAGTATGAACTTGGGGATTCGGATAGCACCTGATCAGTCTTGGTGAATTCAGATTTTGTCACGAACACGATTGCCTCTGTTCGCCATACACGTCAGACCACCACGCCGAACTCAAATCTAGAATTTGCGCCTTGTTATATACTAAGGTAACATTGGAGATTCGGGCTACACCAAACTAAACGAAAACCCTTGATCATGAACGTAGGTATACCTACACAAGGTCGGGGATCCTGGTATTCACATGATGACAAAAGCACATTCAAAAGTTCTAGCTATCGTTCCCTCAGCTCCATTTTTCTTCGGCTTTTCTACCAAAATTATTATCGGCCCCCTTTTTACACACCCCTCAAACTGGGCTATGATTGAAGCATGACAACAGATCACACAAAGGAATTATCCCCGGCACAACACCAGGAGCTTCTGATAACCCTGGAAGCCCGCTTCAAGACAAACTTCAGCCGCCACAAAGGCCTTGAGTGGGACAAGATACAGCGCAAGCTGGAAGCCAGCCCGGAGAAACTGTGGTCACTCAGTGAAATGGAAAGAACCGGCGGAGAACCGGATGTGGTTGGTTATGATGACAAGACCGGTGAATACATTTTTTACGATTGCTCACCGGAAAGCCCCAAAGACCGCAGAAGTGCCTCCTATGATCGTGAAGCGCTGGAGTCACGGAAAGAACATCAGCCGAAAAACAGTGCCGTTGACCTGGCAACCGCCATGGGTATTGAGCTTTTAACGGAAGCCCAGTATCGGGAACTGCAGGGCCTCGGCGAATTTGATACGAAAACATCAAGCTGGATACAAACACCACCAGAAATTAGAAAACTGGGGGGTGCCCTCTTCGGCGACCGTCGCTTTGACACGGTATTTATCTACCACAACGGTGCGGAATCCTACTATGCCGCCAGAGGGTTCAGCGGTCGGCTGAAGGTATAACGTAATTCGGACAGCCTCTCTTGACCAGAGGGAGCCAACAGTTGGCTTAGAAACAGCCTAACTGGCAAATGTGAACTTTTAATCCCATGGCGCTTATTTCATCAGCAATCACCATGGGATTCAACTTATGGGTCTTAGCCAGGTCAAATACCGCAGCACAGGTAAGCTGATCGTCAGCCTCCAAGCCTTCAATGGCGGCAACCACGCCGCTTTCAAGCGCTTCATAATCTGTTTTCTTCCCAGGCGTCTTGGCCACTCCGAAACAGCCTAATTGACATTTGACAACCCGGACTCCCAGGCCGTCGGCGATACTCCCGATCACAATTCGGGGGACTTTAGCTTCGTCCGCCAGCACCCAAGCCGCCGGACAAGGCAAATACCCGTCTTTCAATGAGCCTTTGACCACATTTTCCAGTTCGGCCAGGACTTCAGGGGAGAGATTACCGGGGTTGGCCGGTACGTTTATCCTTTTTTGTTTCTTCTTTTTGTCAGCTTCATTGAAATCCCGCATTACCGTTCCCCCTTTATGAATTTAATATACCATATAATAAGGAATCCCGAACATGCAGTGCCGGCTGAATGCTGGTGTCGCCCGTGCTACAATAATCCGACCAATGACCATCGCCGGTAAAAGACAGCAAGCACGGTCAAGAAACCATCCCGCTGCCGCGGTATACTGCCGGATGGAGGTAAAGTTACGGAACACTGGGAAAAGGTAAAAGCGGTTCAGCGGATGCAGGACCACATTGAACGGCAACTCCAGGAACCGATTTCACTACACGACCTGGCAGTCGCGGCCGGCTATTCCCCCTGGCATTCGGCCAGAATATTCAAAGAACTCACCGGCAAAACTCCGTTTGAATACATACGGGCTTTGCGGCTGTCCCGGGCAGCCGCCAGACTACGCAATGGCGGCGCGCGAATCATTGACGTGGCTCTGGATTTTGTCTTTGAGTCCCATGAAGGATTCACCCGCGCTTTTTCCCGTCAGTTCGGCATGAGTCCCCTTAATTACGCCAGGAACAAGCCGCCGCTCAAGATGTTTATGCCGCCCGGCGCCCGTGACTATTACCTTACGCTACAAACAGGAGACACTGAAATGGCAACCAACGACATGAATATGGACACGGTTTTCGTCCAGGTAGTAGAGCGCCCGGCGCGGAAACTGCTTTTGAAACGGGGCAAAAAAGCGACTCATTACTTTGAGTATTGCGAAGAGGTAGGCTGTGACGTTTGGGAAACCCTTTCCGGCATCAAGGATGCGCTATACGAACCCATGGGTATGTGGCTACCGGAGAACCTCCGCCCGGCAGACACTTCGGCATACGCTCAGGGGGTGGAGGTACCGCTGGATTATACAGGACAGGTACCTGAAGGGTTTGACATCGTAGAACTACCGCCATGCAAAATGATGGTGTTCCAAGGGCAGCCGTACGACGACGAGAAATTTGAGCAGGCTATCGGGGACCTGTGGGCAGTGATGAAGCGCTACAACCCGGAAACCTACGGCTTCCGCTGGGCGGATGAAGACGCCCCCCGATTCCAATTGGCACCGGAGGGGTACCGGGGTTATATTGAAGGCCGGCCGGTGAGAGAACTGAACAAAAAGTAGAATGACCTGAAGATTATCAGGCCGGGCATAACGAAAGGCCCGCGCCATCCAGCGCGGGCCTTTCGCAGGGAGGGCAAATTATTACCAGTTCTCAGCCAGCAGTTCATAATAGGACTGCGGATGTTTGCAAGCGGGGCAACATTCCGGCGCTTCGGGTCCTTCATGGACGTAACCACAGTTGGTGCAATGCCATTTTACGGTCGCCGGGCGTTTGAAGACTTCACCCTTATCAATATTAGCAGCCAAAGAACGATAACGCCGCTCATGGAACTCTTCCACCTCAGCGATTTCGCGGAAAGAAGTCGCGATATCAACAAAGCCTTCTTCATCCGCTACAGCGGCGAAATTGGCATATATCACCGACCATTCCATCTTTTCACCGTTGGCCGCTTCTTCCAGGTTTTCACGGGTGCTGCCGATGACACCGGCTGGATAAGTGGCGGTAATTTCTACATCACCGCCTTCCAGGTATTTGAAAAATACCTTGGCATGCTCTTTCTCATTTTCCGCAGTTTCAATAAAGATATGGGCTATTTGTTCAAAGCCCTCTTTTTTGGCGGCGCCGGCAAAATAGGTGTAGCGATTACGTGCCTGAGACTCGCCGGCAAAGGCGGTCAGCAAATTAACCTCAGTCCTGGTACCCTTAATTGATTTTCCCATCAACAACCTCTCTATCTGATTTATTATTTGTTTTGTCCATGATAACAGGAATTTTGTCGGTTACAAAACAGCGATATTGGCATCATCAGGTTTGAAAACTGCCGGTTTGAACGGATTGGATTCCAGCAGAGAATGGAACAGGGTGGGATAGAATCGTCTCAGGTAATTCAAGTGTTCCAGCCAGAGTTTGACCAGCGGCTGGTAGATCTTGGTGAAGTCACTGGCAAGATGATCAAGCTTAGCCTGCTTGAGAACCATCAGGTCAGGATGAGCGGCTAACTCGCCCCGCAAGTGGAACATGGCACGAAGCAAAGAATTAAACAAGTCGTGTTCAAATACATGGGGTGCCTCCAGCAAGCGGAACAACAGACCCGAAGCCAATAACTTACGCAAGGCTTCGGCATCAGCAGCTAACGGATCAATGTTAACGCGGTGAAGTTTCAAGGCCCGAGACAGAGGCGCGAAATCATCTTCCGTCCATTCAGATTGATCAGGTAATGCCGCCTGCAACCGATGGTGGTCAACATCGCACTGATGGAGCATTCTAAGGAGATTATCCCCGATTTCACTGAAAAACAGGGTGGTCAATGTATTCAACTGCTGAGCGCGGCGGGTGTCCTCCCGCTTTTCAAAAAAAAGTTGAACACTGGTAACCACTACGGCGGTAAAAAATGTAAAACCGGTAATGACAACCACCATTGAAAGAACCTTGCCTCCGGTCGTCGCCGCCACAATATCGCCATAACCCACAGTGGTGATAGTCATGACCGTCAGGTAGAAGGCATCAAAGAACGTCAGTTTCTCCACGGCCATGAAGCCGCCGGTACCGACGGCAACGATCCCGATAAGGATACCGATTACTAACAGCAGGCGTTTAAGAGTGGCGCTCATGAATTACCCCGGTACAAGTAGAATATAAATGACATCTTAACCCAAGGTGACTATTTTGCCAAATTGAAAAGGGGGCGGTATTTCACCGCTCCCCCTGTTTACGGATAGCCGATGTTATTCCAGCGGATTCATCACCCGGCCGGTGAATAAGACGGCACCAGTGGCAATATCTTGAATGAGAAAAATAAACGGCCGGTCAATGGTCATGGTGACAGGGTCACCACCCGGGGCGGAGGTCAGGTCCATGATCACGCCGGTGGCCGCTGCGGCCTCGGTGCCGGCTTCATCAACCGCCACAAAGGACTTATGAACCACATCCGCGATCAGCAGGTTCGGCTGGCCGGTGATGCCGGAAAAATCCGCCGCGTCGGTAAAGGCAACGGGCATACCCATGGCTGAGAGCGCGGATTTCAGGCTGAATGAGGACTCAAATTCAAATTTAGGCATGAACAGATTGACAAACCCATTGCGCAGATCACCGATGATGTGTTGCAGCATCACCCCGTCAAGAGTATCCTCAAAGGATTCAAAACCCCCAACCTCAGGTAGAATGATAACCATGGACAATTCACCGCCGTCATACTGCAGCTCTACCGCCTGATAGCCGGAACCGGCGGCATAGCCCAAGGTTTCACTCTGGTGCATCATGGAAACCGTCACCGGATTGCCGTTAAGCAGGTTAAAAATCCCGTCAGTTGTGGCATTCTCCTCAAACGGTTTTAGCCAGCCGCCATTAAAATAAATAGCGTTGGTCAGCACCAGCCGGGTAATTTCCTTGATGCTGCCCGGCGGCAGCAGATCCTGGATGCGTTTTTCGGTTTCCCGGGCTACCCAGTCGTTGATGGTTTTGCGGGCACCTTCCGGGTCAGCCGCAAAATCCAGCGTACGCAGCCCGGCACCGTAATTCGCCGCCAACAGGTCCAGATACGAATTTAAAAACTGAAAATCCTGCTGGCCCCAGATGGCATTAACCACCTTCAGGGAGAAGGGCTGATCATCCTTGCCTTTAGCCCCCTGACCACGGGAATTGACGGCGGCGTCCAGCGCATTCAACGCCTGATGGAGCTTAGCCTGCCCCAGAGTGAAACGCAGCGTATCGGCCATCTGCCGCTCCGTTTCACCGTTCGCCCCGGCATAGGTCATAGCCAGGGCGACAGAAATGCTGTACGGGGAGTAGAAAAAGTTGCCGCCCTCTTCTTTTAGTAACTGGTACAACGCCAGGGCGAAGTCAGTATTGCCCGACACCAGTTCGGTCATCTCCGCCGCCGGGACATCCGGCGTTTGCCGGGGCAGGTCCGACTTTAGTTCCTGGCCGTAGCTAGGACGGGTACAGGCCGACACAACAATCAGCGCTGACAGAAGCAGCGGCACCAATACTTTTTTCATGCGAACACCTCACCTGATTATAAAGTGGATTGATCGCTCAACCAACAATTATAACGCCGGAGGGGTGGTAGAGATAGGAAAGACTTTCA from Dehalogenimonas sp. W includes the following:
- the hemA gene encoding glutamyl-tRNA reductase; the protein is MPLFIYGVNHSATPVHIRERLSITSSRLKTGLEMLRDYFPHAIILSTCNRTEIYFLAHSGSDKNILTFFGEWSKLSRLELEQYLYTYQDYEAMHHLFEVAAGLDSMIIGEYEVLGQVKQSLEAARQSEMTSLKLERLFDHAILAGRRVRAETGISQNALSISSVAVDQVESIAGNLERCKILVIGAGEAGWLAAETIVKRGGRLSVYNRSSDKARLLVDSLDNASLAKGHLICELEATDVAISCTSAPHLVVGYDLVVEVMKSRPERPLVFIDIAVPRDIDDRARDIANVHVFNIDDLNHICQQNRAKRLAEVDRAKTILAVEMDRFYMWWQSQKNRPVIQALYQKAEVIRRQQYEETVKALHQSDDFTLEKIDAMSQAIVNKLLHSVVDKLKLEASRDNYLDELVQELFNLKVMKDEKSEV
- a CDS encoding cobalt-precorrin-5B (C(1))-methyltransferase → MKTMTIDREHLRRGFTTGACATAAARAAALALIGQKRVTAVEISLLTGETVAFDVSECRYSRGEAVCRVIKDAGDDPDITHHAVVEATLRWTDTPGIKLAGGEGVGTVTRPGLEVPVGESAINPGPRKMITGELIPLLGTCEGGRGFSVTVAIIGGEALAKRTLNPRLGIVGGLSVLGTTGIVIPYSLDAYKASIPQSVSIAKACGCPKVVASTGRRTEKYAQAANDLGEECFILVGDFMDEALRACGEKGVPEAEIWCMVGKASKLAAGEINTHFTKSDIDIGLLAGIAVEMGASEELQTELGTTVMANEFLSKLPIEMVPDFCRRLSLAAASRCADFTGGGLVKVVCVVCDYDGKILGRSDD
- the cbiE gene encoding precorrin-6y C5,15-methyltransferase (decarboxylating) subunit CbiE gives rise to the protein MTDKLVHIVGISGGRESVPPATREIIETAELLIGGARLLKMFPEIKAERLAIGHNLPEVIAAVKDNLPRRRVVVLASGDPNCYGIAKNLTGALGPDNIKIIPGISAFQLAFAAVKISWDDAVLSSVHSRPIDDIIGLVRQNQKVSLLTDRDNTPSKVAQTLIAAGIDRQVYVCQDLGTGDEQVFSGTLAEVAAAEFSPLNVMILLGELPPKQDMPFFGQDDTSFIFRTPDKGLITKMEVRAISLAKLGLRDDSVVWDIGAGSGSVSIEAARVARCGRVFAIERAAESLEGLKANVAKFSDGNISVIEGGAPEALIGLPDPDAVFIGGSGGRINKILAKISGRLNTQGRIVLNLATIENLTEARQALNDLGFDSDMIMLNISRSRAIGSLTRFEPLNPVFILSAQRQKEVN
- the cobI gene encoding precorrin-2 C(20)-methyltransferase, with the translated sequence MTQGKLYGIGVGPGDPELVTIKALRLLREVTAIFAPCKAEGEPSLASRIVCQLDGTLGAKITNLVFPMSDDETELDAAWRAAARAVAAKLDDGHDCAFIAEGDPFLFGSFIYLYEKLAADADRWIEVVPGVSSITAAPARAGIPLVRGDERLAVVPAPSDREAIRSVLSEFDSVIFMKINPVFDELVVVLEEMGLLGRATVVIKASTTEERIIRDLRELNGRKPGYFSLMMVRR
- the cobM gene encoding precorrin-4 C(11)-methyltransferase — encoded protein: MTQVYFIGAGPGDPDLITVKGMKALGQAQVVIYADSLVNPEVLKFAQPGAEIHKSAAMNLEETTAVIEKAVADGKLVARLQTGEPSLYGAIGEQMAELDKRGIGYTVIPGVSSLFASAAALRTELTIPEVSQTVVITRLAGRTPVPENEALHRLASNGGTLAIFLSSGMVPEVAAELLKGGRNAETPVAVVYRASWPEEKVIRTTIANLASDVSKAGISRQALIIVGDVLAAKDRGMVSKLYDKEFSHGYR
- the cobJ gene encoding precorrin-3B C(17)-methyltransferase; protein product: MVTAKLGIVAVTKKGTALGRRLKSLSPQSVLYAPSRFLDNPQTGEHPYEGPVGELIGRLFKECGSMALIMASGIAVRAIAPHLKSKQSDPAVIVIDECGENVISLLSGHLGGANALTQKVAAVLGSHPVITTASDVSHNLSPDNLAARNNWRTEPGSDFTGLAAALINGDPVGIYQDSGETDWQETISGNVTLYKTIEELKYEKATARMVITNREVKLDSDIPTATFHPKNLAVGIGCNRGTSASMIEKAINGVFLKYGLSTMSIAMLTSVDLKSDELGLITYAKMGDIPLKFFPSDELARVPVPSSPSAHALTHAGTPSVAEAAALSASGNTALLVEKHAVDGQVTVAVAEIVASTVKRGKLSVVGIGPGDFADMSFRARQAIDESDVVIGYKMYLDLIQPLLAGKTLMSSGMTKEVDRTREAVKLACAGKIVSLISSGDAGIYGMAGLALEVAAEMEVTPEIVVIPGISAVSAAASLLGAPLMTDFCTISLSDYLTDWPKIEKRIALAAEADFVIGFYNPKSRKRPHQIEKAVQILSRHRDSGTPVGIVSDAYRPDQTVVITDLASLTRQEVGMTSIVIVGNSQTTIIEGRMVTSRGYQQKYELGDSDST
- a CDS encoding DUF4256 domain-containing protein, whose amino-acid sequence is MTTDHTKELSPAQHQELLITLEARFKTNFSRHKGLEWDKIQRKLEASPEKLWSLSEMERTGGEPDVVGYDDKTGEYIFYDCSPESPKDRRSASYDREALESRKEHQPKNSAVDLATAMGIELLTEAQYRELQGLGEFDTKTSSWIQTPPEIRKLGGALFGDRRFDTVFIYHNGAESYYAARGFSGRLKV
- a CDS encoding AraC family transcriptional regulator; this translates as MQDHIERQLQEPISLHDLAVAAGYSPWHSARIFKELTGKTPFEYIRALRLSRAAARLRNGGARIIDVALDFVFESHEGFTRAFSRQFGMSPLNYARNKPPLKMFMPPGARDYYLTLQTGDTEMATNDMNMDTVFVQVVERPARKLLLKRGKKATHYFEYCEEVGCDVWETLSGIKDALYEPMGMWLPENLRPADTSAYAQGVEVPLDYTGQVPEGFDIVELPPCKMMVFQGQPYDDEKFEQAIGDLWAVMKRYNPETYGFRWADEDAPRFQLAPEGYRGYIEGRPVRELNKK